GATGACCATGACCAGAACGCCATCAGGGTAGCAGTAGTGGGTAAGCCTAACGTGGGCAAATCCACCCTGATTAATAAAATCCTAGGCGAAGAGAGGTTACTCACGAGCCCACTACCGGGAACCACCAGGGACTCCATAGACACCTACGTAGAAAGGGGCAGCAAGAAATATATATTCATCGACACCGCCGGTATAAGAAGAAAATCAAAGGTCACCTTCTCCGTGGAGAGGTACAGTGTGCTAAGAGCGATCAAGACAATCGAAAGAGCCGACGTTGTTTTACTCATGATCGACAGCCAGGAAGGACCGACCCACCAGGATGCCCGCATCGGAGAGCTCATACACGACAAGGGAAAGGGATGCGTTATTTTGCTGAATAAATGGGACCTGGTCCCGGAGAAGATTGCTGAGACAACCGGCATCGAAGACATAACCAGGGACAGGTTAAAGGAGATAGACTTTGCCCCGGTTATTTCCATATCCGCATTAACCGGGAAGCGGGTGAACAAGATATTTGACTGCATAGAGCTTGTCTATCAGAACTACAGCCGGAGAATCGCCACGAAGCCGCTTAACAGAATGCTCGAAGCAGTCCTTAAAACAAACCCTCCTCCGATCTATAAGGGAACGGAGATTAAGTTCTATTACATATCCCAGCCCATGACCAAGCCGCCCACATTTGTGATATTCACAAACCGTATTAAAGGGATTCCGGAGAGCTATCAGAAATTTTTGGAGAACAGGCTAAGACAGGAATTCGATTTAGAGGGAACACCCATAAAGTTGATATTCAGGGAGAGAAGGAGGAAGTGATGAGAGTATGGGGGTATGGGGGTGAACGGTGTGTGGGGCAGTGAGCTATGCCCATACGTCCAAACGCCCACACTTATTCTAGGTATATTTCTCCGCCACTTCCAATATATTTTTCTCCACATCACTGCTTCTATCCTTTGCAGAAAATAACCTCATCACCCTCTCCCTGCCGGCTGCTCCCATCGATAGGCGAAGAGGCCGGTCTGAAATAAGCCGGGATATAGACTTACCCATCTGCTCGGTATTCCCGGGCTGGTTGAGTATCCCGGTCACCCCGTTTTCCACAGCTTCTACAATACCGCCGACGCTGAAGCCTACTACCGGCAAGCCAAAGCACATAGCCTCTATAACCACCCTCGGAAAAGGGTCCGGATAGTTAGAGGGTATGACAAAAACGTCAAAGTCCTTGAGGTAAGGCCTTACATCCTTTTTGTATCCGGTAAAGATGAAGAAACCCTCAAGGTCATGGTTCCTCACCAAACCTTTTAAAAACTGTAGATGATTATCCTGGAAAAAATAGGGCGTATCCCCGACAATAACGAATCTAACCTTGGCCATATCGTTACCCATACTGCCTTTCACGGCAAGGGCCGACCTTATCAGGTATTCATAACCCTTCTTCGGGACTATCCTCCCCGTGCTTCCCACTACGATCGCCCCCTCCGGAATGTTGAACTCGTGGCGTAAAACGCCCATTGTCTTTTCCGGGTCGAAGTCTTGAGGGTCAATCCCATTATGGATAACCACTATCTTATCCCGGCTAAAATGAAACTGACCCGCAGTAGGGTTGGAGACACATATAATCTTTTTCACCACCGGAAGGGCGGAGAGAAGGTTGATGGTTAGCCATAGAGCTTTGGTTTGTTGAATATTCCTTACATGCCATATAACCGGACATAGGCTAAAAACGCCCATCAGCGCGCCCACGATCTTAGCCACCGTGCCGTTGCAGTATATTATGTTTATTCTCTTCCTTCTTATTAAAAATGGAGAAGAAATTACGAATAGAGCCAGGTCGAGGATATTCAAGATTACCGAGAGAATTTTGAATAGTCTGGATAAGGCAGGAGGCTCATCATCACTCCTGAGCCAACTCCAATTGAGCCGCGGCCTGAGAACGTTCTCCGGGAATTTTCTTTCGACGATAATCCTATCTCCAAGACCCTCATTTCTTACCAAATCGGTAAAAACATCCTCCTTGGGCACCAGGACAAAAGGGTCAATTCTGGTTTTATCTACATATTTCAGGATATAAAAGAGGCTTCGCCCCGGGCCCCCGTCCCTCACAGAGTGGTTTATGAAGAGTACTCTTGTCGGTGATTCCATTATCAGGTTCTTAGCTTACCAATTTACCATGCCATAAAGGGATTATCTAATGAAAACCCGCCCACCGTCAGTATAATATTATTCAAAATTCACATAGCGAGATACCCGGAGGCATGAATGAGGACGAAAAAAATTACTTCTGTACTCAGTTTTGTATTAATCATTATAACTATCTCTTTACTCATATCAGGCGGCTGCGACATAAAATTTAGCTCCGACAATGACAACGGTAACGGAGGAAATAACGACGCAGTCCTTCAAGGAACAATAACCGAAATTACACCTGATACTGATATAGAGGGTATAACCGTCGAAGTAGAGGACGAGGACAGCGGAAATCTGTTTTCAGACATAACCGATGCCGACGGATTCTTTCGAATCGAAGGAAATTTCAGCGGCTCTCCGGCCAGGCTTGAGTTTCTTGACGAAAGCCTAGAACGAATAGCCCTAACCAGCATCACCGTATTCCCCGGAGCCGAAGTGGACGTTGGAAACATAACCATTACCAATGGAAATGTAGAATTTGAAGACATAAACGTGGTTTTCGAAGGGGACATTATCGAAAACAACTGCTCCGGAGATTCCGGCACTTTAGAGGTGGAAGTAGATAGTGATACAGAAGTTATAGTTCAGGTAAGCTCCGCCACTGAAATAATACTCGATAATGATGATGACCTAATTTGTGAAGATTTATTGGTCGGAGATAATATCGAGATTGATGGAGTGCTATCAGCCGGAGATATAGTAGAAGCCGATAGAATCGAAGTGCTTTGATCATTTTCGTGTCAACCCACCCATACCCATTTTATCGGAAAGCCTGAATATATTGTCGCCTCAATTGCTGTCATTGTCATGAATGATAGTTGTAGGGGCACGCTGCAGCGCGCCCCTACCCTACAGTAATAAATTACTACACCAAGTCTGCTAAGCCGAATAAATTAGGCCCCATCCTTGAAGATTCGATGAACAATTGTTGGCAATTATCACTGCTGTCCAAAATAATTAGAAACCAGAGGTTCAAACTAGTAAGACAAGGCCTTCAAGTAGATAAAACGTCTTTTTAAAATCGGGGCAACCCCTTTTATCTCCGCTACGCGAGTGCCATCCTAATCCTATTGTTGAAATAGCTTTTAACCCTACTCACCCTTCGTCTCAGTTTCAGGGTGAAGAGATATTGCTGTGAATTTTCCATGTCCTTCATGGTGAGCGGAGTCGAACCATGAGCCTTTCAACTGCGCTCAAAGCCTGCCCAGAGCTGGTCCCCGATCTAATCGGGGAAGGGATAAACTCCGTCGAACCATGAACGCCCTTCGACTAGGCTCAGGGCGAGCGGGTTTCCCTCCGTTCTCCTTTCCCAAAAGTGAGGGAAAGGGAAAATCCTTCCGGGCCGTCATTGCCAGCGATGCCGTTCCCAGAATTCCCTCCCTCTTCATAGCTACCTCAGATCCCCGCGATGCAATCTCTCATTTTGGACAAGTATGAACAATTATAAAACAGGATGATAAATTTGGTTGTAAAGTGATAAACGCTAGCCAGGATGCTTTTCTTTAGCCCGGCTCTTTTTGGGCTTATCGATGGATTTAACCTTCTCCTCAAGCTCCTTAACTCTTTGCCGAAGAAACTCCATCTCCAGCATTTGCGGCGGTAAAAACTGCGTTTCCTCGGAAGCCGAATCCTTCTCCCCGTCATACCGACCGCCGGAATTGGCTTCTTCAAGATTCCTTGTGGGTATAGGAGGCTTCATTCCCGGAGGGAGCCAGCCCACCTCCTGCCACCAACGAAGGTTCTTCTTCATGCTTTCCTGGAAGGATAGATAAGGCTGGAACATCATCAGAAAGTAATTCTCGAAGAAATCCTTGGCTATCCTGTTTCCATACTTGATTAGCATGTGGAGAAACGATGTGGGAAGGATATCCACCTTGTTTTTTTCGCTCTCCAGTACGACCTGTATCAGTATGACCTTGGTAATAT
The Thermodesulfobacteriota bacterium DNA segment above includes these coding regions:
- the der gene encoding ribosome biogenesis GTPase Der, with translation MNKTKEKIKRRKPLVAIVGRPNVGKSTLFNRIIGWQKAIVEDVPGVTRDRIYGEAEWAGVEFNIIDTGGLEPESDDFYLSLIKSQIEVAINEADLILFILDGKTEVMPQDIEISKLLRKRTKPVLYVVNKVDHEKHEISALDFHSLGVDKFVSVSAVHGRRMDELLDAIVENLPQTDAIADDHDQNAIRVAVVGKPNVGKSTLINKILGEERLLTSPLPGTTRDSIDTYVERGSKKYIFIDTAGIRRKSKVTFSVERYSVLRAIKTIERADVVLLMIDSQEGPTHQDARIGELIHDKGKGCVILLNKWDLVPEKIAETTGIEDITRDRLKEIDFAPVISISALTGKRVNKIFDCIELVYQNYSRRIATKPLNRMLEAVLKTNPPPIYKGTEIKFYYISQPMTKPPTFVIFTNRIKGIPESYQKFLENRLRQEFDLEGTPIKLIFRERRRK
- a CDS encoding glycosyltransferase family 4 protein, whose protein sequence is MESPTRVLFINHSVRDGGPGRSLFYILKYVDKTRIDPFVLVPKEDVFTDLVRNEGLGDRIIVERKFPENVLRPRLNWSWLRSDDEPPALSRLFKILSVILNILDLALFVISSPFLIRRKRINIIYCNGTVAKIVGALMGVFSLCPVIWHVRNIQQTKALWLTINLLSALPVVKKIICVSNPTAGQFHFSRDKIVVIHNGIDPQDFDPEKTMGVLRHEFNIPEGAIVVGSTGRIVPKKGYEYLIRSALAVKGSMGNDMAKVRFVIVGDTPYFFQDNHLQFLKGLVRNHDLEGFFIFTGYKKDVRPYLKDFDVFVIPSNYPDPFPRVVIEAMCFGLPVVGFSVGGIVEAVENGVTGILNQPGNTEQMGKSISRLISDRPLRLSMGAAGRERVMRLFSAKDRSSDVEKNILEVAEKYT
- a CDS encoding polyhydroxyalkanoate synthesis regulator DNA-binding domain-containing protein, whose product is MAGQVIIKKYSNRRLYDTNNKRYVTLEEIANIIKEGNEVKVLDSQTDEDITKVILIQVVLESEKNKVDILPTSFLHMLIKYGNRIAKDFFENYFLMMFQPYLSFQESMKKNLRWWQEVGWLPPGMKPPIPTRNLEEANSGGRYDGEKDSASEETQFLPPQMLEMEFLRQRVKELEEKVKSIDKPKKSRAKEKHPG